Proteins from one Ornithobacterium rhinotracheale genomic window:
- a CDS encoding T9SS type A sorting domain-containing protein codes for MKKILLLFIFLLLNFFTLNAQSYNLRIYNYDLDTWTKRGRCGTNEVKINIIFEGGEHMNIYYDGSPRKKKVKELLNSTFNKKISKIEFYAFIHGHARLDIGSSCNGKSSKVDIIESIPYSGCEPNGIIRGHNDRGSAEISASFNYQVNPIINISSVDPRYSSIGYNDTKEISVTSDSKGFSSETYNWEYQVVNSKLGETLSDSNWNSMPSNLNFSEKIVFTPSSFLHINSIGKRIYFRIKACNKPSNYIWFDLLTSAPHITSHLPNETKCFNTRDGELTLHFDRKLDKGETLSLSLKNKLTETVVVNKDITSYLHSGTSYTLENLPPGEYSLNVHGTYNGNSTYTDGEKHSIDFEIEKATPVSFQLSSKTDVYCFNGNDGVINIEAKGGTGKYQYLITKDGKNYLDWTDFNNANKTSINALSKGIYKIKVRDTYECVAKEPNDSSLEKEIEITISQPNDPIRLIDKEIEIVQPTGYGLSNGYISVMVQGGTPKSDGSYHYEWRKDSPTGTLITTGITTRVSNDSYTIKISNLTAGKYYLTVKDKNYNAATAKLGNCGIVSKEFEVTQPDPLKAEIEILQDISCNISNEYPFKLDLNQNGIPDNAEDGKIEAKVTGGVGTYSYQWQKLDNGIFIDISGATAPVLKNIKAGTYKILVIDKNKNKVEEKIVTTYPPKFELSMFANSISCNNESSGRVSVKATGGTGAYSYEWNTMDATSEVTGLRAGNYFVLVTDAKNCKIKGAAEVTQPDQIVITDEEVRNPICHNASNGSIKIKISGGTKPYKISWSNGVTTEENSNLSAGNYVLTVTDAKGCQEIKEYKLTNPEPLRVHIGEDVTLCAGDTQRYDATIDDKGASYLWRNEKGEIISKLPTIELSDAGVYTVTVTDSKGCIGTDRVVIKKSNEILEPKFMLTTHAYTESTVVLVNTSPKMPETVEWLIPDNSAVSVIEKNEEYLELKFSNTGSYRIGLKGMQGQCKKTFYKEVVVEENLSGVDLSSDKISNITEFNVAPNPNDGNFKVIVKLEKENTINLRIINMLTQQAYPVITKPKSTYFLVPYHVTLSTGVYFVILETGNESMVKKMIIK; via the coding sequence ATGAAAAAGATTTTACTTTTATTTATATTTTTATTACTAAATTTTTTTACTTTGAATGCCCAATCATATAATTTAAGGATATATAATTATGATTTAGATACTTGGACAAAAAGGGGTAGGTGCGGTACTAACGAAGTGAAAATAAATATCATATTTGAAGGAGGAGAACACATGAATATATATTATGATGGATCTCCTAGAAAAAAGAAAGTAAAAGAGTTATTAAATTCAACTTTTAATAAGAAGATATCAAAAATAGAATTTTATGCTTTTATACATGGACACGCTCGACTGGATATTGGGAGTAGTTGTAATGGAAAATCTTCAAAAGTTGATATTATAGAAAGTATTCCTTATAGTGGTTGTGAACCCAATGGTATTATTAGAGGGCATAATGATAGAGGTAGTGCTGAAATCTCAGCAAGTTTTAATTACCAAGTTAATCCTATAATCAATATTAGTTCTGTGGATCCTAGATATAGTTCAATAGGATATAACGACACAAAAGAAATATCGGTAACTTCTGATTCTAAAGGTTTTAGTTCGGAGACTTATAATTGGGAATATCAAGTCGTTAATTCTAAATTAGGTGAAACACTTTCCGATAGTAATTGGAATAGTATGCCTTCAAATTTAAATTTTTCTGAAAAAATTGTTTTTACACCATCAAGTTTCTTACATATAAACTCTATAGGAAAAAGAATATATTTTAGGATTAAAGCTTGTAATAAACCGAGTAATTATATATGGTTTGATCTTTTAACTTCTGCACCCCATATCACTTCACACCTTCCTAATGAGACTAAATGTTTTAATACAAGAGACGGGGAATTAACACTTCATTTTGATAGAAAACTTGACAAAGGAGAGACCTTATCTTTAAGTTTAAAGAACAAATTGACAGAAACTGTGGTTGTTAATAAAGACATTACCTCTTATTTACATTCAGGTACCTCCTATACACTTGAGAATTTACCACCTGGAGAATACAGCTTAAATGTACATGGCACTTATAATGGAAATTCCACTTATACAGACGGAGAAAAGCACAGCATTGATTTTGAAATTGAAAAAGCAACACCCGTAAGCTTTCAATTATCATCCAAAACAGATGTCTATTGTTTTAATGGAAACGATGGTGTAATTAATATAGAGGCAAAAGGAGGCACAGGAAAATATCAGTATTTAATAACAAAAGACGGAAAAAATTATTTAGACTGGACCGATTTTAATAATGCTAATAAAACTTCTATAAACGCTTTGTCAAAAGGAATTTACAAAATAAAAGTACGAGATACATATGAGTGTGTAGCCAAGGAGCCCAATGATTCGAGTCTAGAAAAAGAAATTGAAATTACAATCAGTCAGCCAAACGATCCGATTCGTTTAATTGATAAAGAAATAGAAATTGTACAGCCTACGGGGTATGGATTAAGCAATGGCTATATCTCTGTCATGGTACAAGGAGGCACACCAAAGTCAGACGGAAGTTATCATTATGAATGGAGAAAAGATAGCCCTACGGGGACGCTCATCACAACTGGAATAACAACCAGAGTATCAAATGATTCTTATACCATAAAAATCAGTAATCTCACCGCCGGCAAATATTATCTCACTGTAAAAGATAAAAATTATAATGCCGCGACGGCTAAGCTAGGAAATTGTGGAATAGTATCGAAAGAATTTGAAGTAACTCAACCCGATCCATTGAAGGCAGAAATAGAAATATTACAAGATATTTCTTGTAATATTTCCAATGAATATCCTTTTAAGTTAGATTTAAATCAGAATGGAATTCCTGACAATGCAGAAGACGGAAAAATAGAGGCAAAAGTAACAGGCGGAGTAGGAACCTATAGCTATCAATGGCAGAAATTGGATAATGGTATTTTCATAGATATTTCTGGAGCTACGGCACCTGTTTTAAAAAACATTAAAGCAGGCACCTATAAAATATTAGTAATAGATAAGAATAAGAACAAAGTCGAAGAAAAAATAGTAACGACTTATCCACCTAAGTTTGAACTATCAATGTTTGCCAATTCCATTTCATGTAATAATGAAAGTAGCGGCAGAGTTTCGGTAAAAGCAACGGGCGGAACAGGGGCTTATTCTTATGAATGGAATACAATGGATGCCACTTCCGAGGTTACAGGGCTTAGAGCTGGAAATTATTTTGTACTTGTAACAGACGCTAAAAACTGTAAGATAAAGGGCGCTGCAGAAGTCACACAGCCAGATCAAATTGTGATTACGGACGAAGAAGTTCGTAATCCGATATGTCATAATGCTTCTAATGGATCTATTAAAATAAAAATTTCAGGAGGGACAAAACCCTATAAAATCAGCTGGTCTAATGGTGTAACGACAGAAGAAAACTCAAATTTATCCGCAGGAAACTATGTACTAACAGTTACAGATGCCAAGGGGTGTCAAGAAATAAAAGAATATAAATTAACAAATCCAGAACCATTAAGAGTCCATATTGGGGAAGATGTAACATTGTGTGCAGGAGACACTCAAAGATACGACGCAACGATAGATGATAAAGGAGCAAGTTATTTATGGAGAAATGAAAAAGGAGAGATAATAAGCAAATTACCAACAATAGAATTATCCGATGCAGGAGTTTACACTGTTACGGTTACGGATTCCAAGGGATGTATAGGGACAGATCGTGTTGTTATAAAAAAATCTAATGAGATATTAGAGCCTAAATTTATGCTTACGACTCATGCTTATACCGAATCCACCGTTGTATTAGTAAATACATCACCCAAGATGCCAGAAACTGTTGAGTGGCTTATTCCAGATAATTCTGCTGTAAGTGTAATAGAAAAGAATGAAGAATATTTAGAGCTTAAGTTTTCAAATACAGGTTCATACAGAATAGGGTTAAAAGGAATGCAAGGGCAATGTAAAAAAACTTTCTACAAAGAGGTTGTCGTAGAAGAAAACTTGTCTGGAGTAGATTTATCTTCAGATAAAATTTCTAATATCACAGAATTTAATGTAGCCCCAAATCCTAATGATGGAAACTTTAAAGTAATTGTAAAATTAGAGAAAGAAAATACCATTAATCTGCGAATTATAAATATGCTCACTCAACAAGCATATCCTGTAATCACCAAGCCAAAATCAACCTATTTTTTAGTGCCTTACCATGTAACGCTGTCTACGGGGGTATATTTTGTTATTTTAGAAACAGGTAATGAATCAATGGTGAAGAAAATGATAATTAAATAA
- a CDS encoding N-6 DNA methylase has protein sequence MAFNKKLHLEQNIQALQVAFQLDQEKRLGTNEEKEILRKYSGFGGLKFILNPANEEEDRRFWSKSDEPYFEATQKLYELIRVNASDFSAYKRMIDGLKSSVLTSFYTPPEVIQALSTVLNEQNFQYQQVLDPSAGSGNFVEHFKSSQNVSVTAFEKDLLTGKVLKHLYPSTQIKIKGFENIEERQNNSFDVISSNIPFGDISVFDLSFSRSKDSAKQQASQNIHNYFFLKGMDTLKEGGLLAYITSQGVLNSPKNRPIREAIIKQAHLVSAVRLPNNLFTDYAGTEVGSDLIILQKDSQKQTLSTEDLLFCDTIEHIEGYTINALFENNPQQIIHTTSQLDTDLYGKPSRIYIHENGVSGIARDLEEKLNLDFGNYKQRMPLYLADSFSNQPTTILEKNEKSQINTISTSITPELSATKTKESIGANTKKTHSTPENNLSIARIENNVGIQLSLFDTLFEEPPTVPKPSKNIRRSSKKKQTTNTAYKAFPKDLFSFSYPSDNNSTKDTESVSITPISFEPTPFEGDILSHYREDALVIQNEQPGYLRNVSKEEGTATFVPLDVGVLQRKKAIDYMALRDSYFDLYNKEAKDRKPYPDERTKLNTLYNEFIRNYGALNSKDNIGLIQTDGAGNEIPYLERKVNGVYRKADIFEKPVSFSTTSVENITPKEALIHSLNVHGKVNLPYMSELAGQNTETLKKELKETLYYNPMAMQYETGETWLAGNIVEKIEAVEKYLERLPEHQEAIAALEALKKVSPEPIAFEELDFNLGERWIPMEIYSHFASHLFDTEVQVSYSKTMDNFDVQCARKNSRIYDQYAIKSESRTYDGIALLKYALINTTPNITKKIQVNNKEVKVADMEAIQMANHKIDEIRSAFSNWLLEQSPAFKERLADKYNRMFNCFVRPNYDGSHQDFPGLDRKGLGIEDLYSSQKDAIWMIKLNGGAICDHEVGAGKTLIMCCAAQEMKRLGLAHKPMIIGLKANVHEIAETYRKAYPFAKILYPGKDDFKPDKRLRIFGDIKNNDWDCVILTHDQFKMIPQSYEIQKEILQQELDDVEENLWALKQQGEEISRGMLKGIIKRKENLEVKLKALEHDINNRTDDIVDFQMMGIDHLLVDESHKFKNLMFNTRHDRVAGLGNMQGSQKAINLLFAIRTIQKRSGKDLGATFLSGTTISNSLTELYLLFKYLRPKALEKQGITCFDAWAAIYARKTTDYEFSVANNIVQKERFRYFIKVPELAQFYSEITDYRTAKDIGIDRPEKNEVLYHIPPTPEQEVFIEKLMKFAQNGDASLLGREPLSQREEKAKMLIATDYARKMSLDMRLVDSKYDDHPDNKTSHCAKKIYEYYEKYKAQKGTQFVFSDLGTYKPNEWNPYSEIKRKLVEDYGVPPEEIRFIQEAKNDKLRKKLIADTNEGKIRVLFGSTDMLGTGVNAQKRAVAVHHLDTPWRPSDLQQRDGRAIRKGNEVAKYFAGNKVDVLIYAVERTLDSYKFNLLFNKQLFIDQLKSNKLGKRTIDEGSMDEQSGINFSEYVAILSGNTDLLEKAKIEKKITALESERQAFLRNKSSSRFKLEMLAEDKEALENRLMRLHADWDNLNARAKKLPNGDFVNALQLEELSQESSLEQLGERLNIYAKKARTGGDYQEIGNLYGFQVLVKTEITTKEGVDIRQNRFFVKGEGGIRYTHNNGKIAQDPNLASMSFIKALEKIPNLIQKSEKELKEINEDLPILQQVVNGKWNKERELAELKNELASIERKIHLSINENNTKVDSLDDEQVVSKVSDKAIKPPQSKINTSSKKFKM, from the coding sequence ATGGCGTTCAATAAGAAACTACATTTAGAACAAAACATTCAAGCCTTACAAGTTGCTTTTCAATTAGACCAAGAAAAGCGACTGGGCACAAACGAAGAAAAAGAAATCCTCCGAAAATATTCAGGTTTTGGAGGATTAAAATTTATACTCAATCCAGCAAACGAAGAGGAAGATCGTCGTTTTTGGTCAAAGTCCGATGAGCCTTATTTTGAAGCCACTCAGAAGTTGTATGAGCTTATTCGTGTCAATGCTTCTGATTTTTCAGCTTATAAAAGGATGATCGATGGTCTTAAAAGCTCAGTGCTTACTTCATTTTATACCCCACCAGAAGTCATACAAGCTCTTTCAACGGTACTTAATGAACAAAATTTTCAATACCAACAAGTGTTAGACCCCTCAGCAGGCTCAGGGAATTTTGTAGAACATTTTAAATCAAGTCAAAATGTATCTGTAACGGCTTTTGAAAAAGATTTACTAACGGGGAAAGTACTTAAACATTTATATCCTTCCACCCAAATAAAAATTAAGGGATTTGAAAATATAGAAGAACGACAAAATAATTCCTTTGATGTAATAAGCAGTAATATACCGTTTGGAGATATATCTGTATTTGATTTGTCTTTTTCAAGGAGTAAGGATTCGGCAAAGCAACAAGCATCGCAAAATATCCATAATTACTTTTTTTTAAAGGGAATGGACACCCTTAAAGAAGGCGGATTATTAGCCTATATCACCTCTCAAGGGGTACTCAACAGTCCCAAAAACCGACCGATTAGAGAGGCAATAATCAAACAGGCTCACTTGGTTTCGGCGGTACGGCTCCCTAACAACCTGTTTACGGATTATGCTGGAACAGAAGTAGGGAGCGATTTAATCATTCTGCAAAAAGACTCGCAAAAACAAACACTCTCAACCGAAGATTTACTCTTCTGCGATACGATAGAACATATTGAAGGCTATACAATCAACGCTTTATTTGAAAACAATCCACAACAGATTATTCATACAACATCACAATTAGATACTGACTTATACGGAAAACCATCAAGGATTTATATACACGAAAATGGCGTATCTGGAATAGCCCGTGACCTCGAAGAGAAATTAAACCTTGATTTTGGTAATTATAAACAACGAATGCCTTTATATCTTGCGGATTCTTTTTCAAATCAACCAACTACAATACTCGAAAAAAACGAAAAATCCCAAATTAATACCATTTCAACTTCTATAACGCCTGAACTATCAGCAACAAAAACAAAAGAGTCTATTGGTGCAAATACGAAAAAAACACATTCCACTCCCGAAAATAATCTTTCAATCGCCAGAATCGAAAATAATGTTGGGATACAATTAAGCCTATTTGATACACTTTTTGAAGAGCCTCCAACAGTACCTAAACCTTCAAAAAATATCAGGCGTTCTAGTAAGAAAAAGCAAACAACAAATACCGCATATAAGGCTTTTCCAAAGGATCTTTTTTCTTTTTCTTACCCCAGTGATAACAACTCAACCAAGGATACAGAAAGTGTATCTATAACTCCTATTAGCTTTGAACCTACACCATTTGAAGGCGATATTTTAAGCCATTATAGAGAAGATGCCTTAGTGATTCAAAATGAACAACCAGGATATTTAAGAAATGTAAGCAAAGAGGAGGGAACCGCCACTTTTGTCCCATTAGATGTAGGGGTTCTGCAGCGAAAAAAAGCCATAGATTATATGGCTCTTCGAGATAGTTATTTTGATTTATACAACAAAGAAGCCAAGGATAGAAAGCCCTATCCAGACGAAAGAACAAAACTCAACACTTTGTACAATGAATTTATAAGAAATTATGGCGCTTTGAATAGTAAAGATAACATAGGATTGATCCAAACAGATGGTGCTGGCAACGAAATCCCTTATTTAGAGCGAAAAGTCAATGGAGTTTACCGCAAAGCTGATATTTTTGAAAAACCTGTTAGCTTTTCTACTACCTCCGTAGAAAATATTACCCCCAAAGAAGCCCTGATCCATTCGTTAAATGTACATGGTAAAGTGAATTTGCCTTATATGAGTGAACTTGCTGGACAAAATACGGAGACCCTTAAGAAAGAACTCAAAGAAACACTCTATTACAATCCTATGGCCATGCAATATGAAACAGGAGAAACTTGGCTCGCTGGAAATATTGTAGAAAAAATAGAGGCTGTCGAAAAATATTTGGAAAGACTTCCCGAGCATCAAGAGGCGATAGCGGCTCTAGAAGCCCTAAAAAAGGTAAGCCCTGAACCCATTGCGTTTGAAGAGTTGGATTTCAACCTAGGAGAACGGTGGATTCCTATGGAAATCTACAGTCATTTCGCCTCTCATTTATTTGATACAGAGGTACAAGTGTCTTATTCCAAAACAATGGATAATTTCGATGTTCAGTGTGCTAGAAAAAACAGCCGTATCTACGACCAATATGCTATAAAATCTGAAAGTAGAACTTATGATGGGATTGCATTACTCAAATATGCCCTCATCAATACTACGCCTAATATTACTAAAAAGATACAAGTTAATAATAAAGAAGTTAAAGTAGCGGATATGGAGGCTATTCAAATGGCTAATCATAAAATTGATGAAATTCGTTCCGCTTTTTCTAATTGGTTATTGGAACAAAGTCCCGCTTTTAAAGAACGCTTAGCAGATAAATACAACCGTATGTTCAATTGTTTTGTTCGCCCCAATTATGATGGCTCTCATCAAGATTTTCCTGGTTTAGATCGTAAAGGATTAGGCATTGAGGATTTATATAGTAGTCAAAAAGATGCTATTTGGATGATTAAACTCAATGGTGGGGCTATTTGTGACCATGAAGTGGGCGCGGGAAAAACCTTGATTATGTGTTGTGCTGCACAAGAAATGAAACGCTTGGGATTGGCTCACAAACCCATGATTATCGGATTAAAAGCCAATGTTCACGAAATTGCCGAAACCTATAGAAAAGCCTATCCTTTTGCTAAAATATTATACCCAGGAAAGGATGACTTCAAACCCGATAAGCGTTTGCGTATTTTTGGTGATATTAAAAATAATGATTGGGATTGTGTGATTTTAACGCATGACCAATTTAAAATGATTCCTCAATCTTACGAAATACAAAAAGAAATTCTTCAGCAAGAATTAGACGATGTGGAAGAAAATCTATGGGCTTTGAAACAACAAGGAGAAGAAATTTCTAGAGGAATGCTCAAAGGCATTATCAAAAGAAAGGAAAATCTAGAGGTTAAGCTGAAAGCTTTAGAACATGATATTAATAATCGAACTGATGACATTGTCGATTTTCAAATGATGGGAATTGATCATTTGTTGGTTGATGAGAGCCATAAGTTTAAAAACCTGATGTTCAATACACGACATGATCGCGTAGCAGGGCTTGGAAATATGCAAGGTAGCCAAAAGGCAATAAATTTATTGTTTGCCATTCGCACCATTCAAAAAAGGTCTGGTAAAGACTTAGGAGCTACCTTTCTCTCGGGTACTACCATCTCTAACTCCTTAACGGAACTTTATTTACTATTCAAATATCTACGTCCCAAAGCACTAGAGAAACAAGGTATTACTTGTTTTGATGCTTGGGCAGCTATCTATGCTCGTAAAACTACTGATTACGAATTTTCAGTGGCGAATAATATTGTACAAAAAGAAAGATTCCGCTATTTTATCAAAGTGCCTGAATTAGCACAATTTTATTCGGAGATAACGGACTATCGAACGGCAAAAGATATCGGTATTGATCGTCCAGAAAAGAATGAGGTTTTATACCATATTCCACCTACCCCCGAGCAAGAAGTTTTTATTGAAAAATTAATGAAATTTGCTCAAAATGGAGATGCTTCATTACTAGGAAGAGAGCCCCTGTCTCAACGAGAGGAAAAAGCTAAAATGCTAATTGCAACAGATTATGCACGAAAGATGTCATTAGACATGCGATTGGTTGATAGTAAATATGATGACCACCCTGATAATAAAACCTCCCATTGTGCCAAAAAAATCTATGAGTATTACGAAAAATACAAGGCTCAAAAGGGAACACAGTTTGTGTTTTCAGATTTAGGGACTTATAAGCCTAATGAGTGGAATCCTTATTCTGAAATCAAGCGAAAATTGGTAGAAGATTATGGCGTTCCACCAGAAGAAATTCGTTTTATTCAAGAAGCCAAAAACGATAAATTACGAAAAAAGCTCATTGCAGATACCAATGAGGGGAAAATCCGTGTGCTATTTGGTTCTACCGATATGCTGGGAACAGGTGTCAATGCTCAAAAAAGAGCAGTTGCCGTTCATCATCTGGATACGCCTTGGCGACCGAGCGACTTACAACAAAGAGATGGTCGGGCTATCCGAAAAGGGAATGAAGTGGCTAAATATTTTGCGGGCAATAAAGTAGATGTTCTCATCTATGCCGTAGAAAGAACATTGGATTCGTATAAATTTAATTTATTGTTTAACAAACAATTATTTATAGACCAGCTAAAATCCAATAAACTCGGTAAGCGAACCATTGATGAGGGCAGTATGGACGAACAATCAGGAATAAATTTTTCAGAATATGTGGCTATCCTTTCAGGAAATACAGACCTCTTAGAAAAAGCAAAAATAGAAAAGAAAATAACCGCTTTGGAAAGTGAACGACAAGCTTTTCTACGAAATAAATCTTCTTCTCGATTTAAACTAGAAATGCTTGCAGAAGATAAAGAGGCTCTTGAAAATCGATTGATGCGTTTACATGCCGATTGGGATAATCTCAATGCAAGAGCCAAGAAACTGCCCAATGGCGATTTTGTTAATGCTTTGCAACTAGAGGAGCTCTCGCAAGAATCTAGCTTAGAACAATTGGGGGAAAGATTGAATATTTACGCTAAAAAGGCTCGAACTGGCGGAGATTATCAAGAGATTGGAAATCTGTATGGTTTTCAGGTTTTGGTCAAAACTGAAATCACAACAAAAGAAGGGGTGGACATCCGCCAAAATCGTTTCTTTGTAAAAGGAGAAGGCGGTATACGCTATACACATAATAATGGAAAAATAGCGCAAGATCCCAACTTAGCCTCTATGAGCTTTATCAAAGCCTTGGAAAAAATACCTAATCTCATTCAAAAAAGTGAAAAGGAACTCAAAGAAATCAATGAGGATTTACCTATCTTACAACAAGTGGTGAATGGTAAATGGAATAAAGAAAGGGAACTCGCAGAACTTAAAAATGAACTAGCTTCCATTGAAAGGAAAATTCATTTGTCGATAAATGAAAATAATACAAAGGTAGATTCTCTAGATGATGAGCAAGTGGTATCAAAGGTTAGTGATAAAGCTATTAAACCGCCCCAAAGTAAAATAAATACCTCGAGCAAAAAGTTTAAAATGTAA
- a CDS encoding PKD domain-containing protein, translating into MEKIINRNNWISTLITLMTFIVVSSCAREDSIPVTADFDIKVVNEDYSVPVRVEIKNKSKGADTYQWTFEGAVTSHSSQATPKPVIYTKAGIYKIILKASNKDGNEDRKELEIKIDAAMKVDFDWMMQGSDISPVTLQMQNKSLGATNYHWEFEEGLPARSNQQNPKVVFNKAGEHSIKLTITNGRESYTMQKSIIVKPEMIADFDWSVDYIDNDYQAPVVLHLKNKSTHAFSYKWIVEGASPSISEEENPDIHFANTGNYTIILQAINDKATKEIRKQITIHPDVNLLSFSNIKLGINTAHNTIGCFFSSNLGKVIKENEVSEISTDKIDFGFFGLNTSFTYNQFLSPDEVQTTSFNKIPNAIHTKIINSQELVKIQLSPTLFESIKTGKGFSSINITETNTGKTPFDSTKKPRVVLFQTNDGRKGAILVKDYISSGRDSYILVDIKVQKHAQ; encoded by the coding sequence ATGGAAAAGATAATAAATCGAAATAATTGGATATCAACACTCATTACATTGATGACATTTATAGTTGTCAGTTCTTGTGCTAGAGAGGATAGTATTCCAGTAACAGCAGATTTTGATATAAAAGTTGTCAACGAAGATTATTCAGTACCTGTGAGAGTCGAAATAAAAAATAAATCAAAGGGAGCGGATACTTATCAATGGACGTTCGAAGGAGCTGTAACGTCTCATTCCAGCCAAGCAACCCCTAAGCCTGTAATTTATACAAAAGCAGGGATTTACAAAATTATATTAAAAGCATCCAATAAAGATGGTAATGAAGATAGAAAAGAGCTAGAAATCAAAATAGATGCCGCTATGAAAGTTGATTTTGATTGGATGATGCAAGGTAGTGATATTTCTCCAGTGACTTTACAGATGCAAAATAAATCATTAGGAGCGACTAATTATCATTGGGAGTTTGAAGAAGGGCTCCCGGCACGGTCTAATCAACAAAATCCAAAAGTCGTTTTTAACAAAGCAGGAGAGCATAGTATTAAATTAACCATCACCAATGGAAGAGAAAGCTATACTATGCAAAAAAGCATTATTGTAAAACCTGAAATGATTGCTGATTTTGATTGGTCTGTGGATTATATCGACAATGATTATCAGGCACCTGTAGTATTACATTTAAAGAACAAATCAACACATGCTTTTTCCTATAAATGGATAGTTGAAGGAGCATCACCATCAATATCTGAAGAAGAGAACCCAGACATTCATTTTGCCAATACAGGCAATTACACAATTATCTTGCAAGCAATAAATGATAAAGCGACTAAAGAGATAAGAAAACAAATCACCATACACCCTGATGTCAATTTACTTTCATTTAGTAATATTAAATTAGGTATCAATACAGCCCATAATACCATTGGTTGTTTCTTTTCCTCCAATTTAGGAAAAGTAATCAAAGAGAATGAAGTATCAGAAATATCTACAGATAAAATAGATTTTGGCTTTTTTGGCTTAAACACCTCTTTTACTTATAATCAATTTCTATCACCAGATGAAGTACAAACCACGTCGTTTAATAAGATACCTAACGCCATTCACACAAAAATAATTAATTCACAAGAGTTGGTGAAAATACAATTAAGCCCAACATTATTTGAATCGATTAAAACAGGAAAAGGTTTTAGTAGTATAAATATTACAGAAACAAATACAGGAAAAACGCCTTTTGACAGTACAAAGAAACCACGAGTAGTTTTATTTCAAACAAACGATGGAAGAAAAGGAGCAATACTAGTCAAAGATTATATTTCATCAGGAAGAGATTCATATATCTTAGTAGATATTAAAGTTCAAAAACACGCCCAATAA
- a CDS encoding fibronectin type III domain-containing protein: protein MVRITPQAITQNTYQDTIALESLNSKVYYYITATDRRKNQSKPSVILELEKPDKVKPQAPVFTGYKLEENGSITLNWLKSYSEDAALYRLYRKEKWQPDTNWKMIYETKKKEPNYSYTDKEVETNKKYVYYLQTIDKSNLKSDKSQQITLESNHFKPESVLGSLTGTQNREKRQIELMWKVNSNNIVEIVVYRKKGEETPTLWGALEGGQNFLEDPSVQTGNTYTYLLKPMLKSNQVAKTEKITVEY, encoded by the coding sequence TTGGTGCGTATTACTCCACAGGCAATTACACAAAACACCTATCAGGATACGATAGCATTAGAAAGTTTAAACAGTAAAGTTTATTATTACATAACGGCAACAGATAGAAGGAAAAATCAATCTAAACCTTCGGTTATTTTAGAATTAGAAAAGCCAGATAAAGTAAAACCACAAGCCCCTGTTTTTACGGGTTATAAATTAGAAGAGAATGGCTCCATTACACTCAATTGGTTGAAGAGTTATAGTGAAGATGCCGCTTTGTATAGGCTTTATCGTAAAGAAAAATGGCAACCGGACACGAATTGGAAAATGATCTATGAGACAAAGAAAAAAGAGCCAAATTACAGCTATACAGATAAGGAGGTGGAAACCAATAAGAAATATGTGTATTATTTGCAAACCATTGATAAAAGCAACTTAAAATCAGACAAATCACAGCAGATAACTTTGGAAAGCAATCATTTTAAGCCAGAATCTGTATTGGGAAGCCTCACGGGTACACAAAACAGAGAAAAAAGACAAATAGAACTAATGTGGAAAGTAAACAGTAATAATATCGTAGAAATTGTAGTCTACCGAAAAAAAGGAGAAGAAACTCCAACATTATGGGGAGCGCTTGAAGGAGGTCAAAACTTTTTAGAAGACCCCTCGGTTCAAACAGGGAATACGTATACTTATTTACTAAAACCTATGCTAAAAAGTAATCAAGTAGCAAAAACTGAAAAAATAACTGTTGAATATTAA